The Streptomyces sp. R28 region CCCTGGCTGGCACGGACACCGGTACCAACGAAGGGGTCCGGAAGGCGTCACGCACCGGACGGGTGAGAGGGGGCCCGAACTCAGATGCGACCGCGACACAGTTCGAGGAGCGTCATGGCGAGCGCCGTGCCCGGCTTGCCCAGCGCCTCGCTGTAGTGGTTGAGGATCTCCATCTCGCGGGAGAGGTTCACCCGTCGTCCGCCGGAGGTGATCCGCGCCTCCTGGATGACGGCCGAGACGGCCATCCGTTCCTGGATCAGGCCGATGATCCGGTCGTCGAGCGCGTCGACGCGTTCACGGGCGCCGGTGATCACGCCGGCGGCCTCGGCGGTGTGTGCGCCGCTCGCAGCGCCGGCTGCCGATGTCCGGGTCTCTGCGGAGGTGGTGGTCATCTCGGGGGCTCCTCGCTGGATGGGTGGGCCGCCCCGGAGCGACAGGACCCGGAAACGCAAGACGCCCCGGAGCCTGTCGGCCCGGGGCGCCTGGGAAGTCGCTTGTCAGTTGCTCAAGCAGCACGACCATGGCAGCCGGCGGGCCGGGTGCCATAGGTAAAGAGGAAGGTCGTGTGCGTGCGCATGGGGTCAGTATGCCGTGGGGCAGAGCGCTGTCCAAGGCGGTTCGCATCCTGAGACGGGCTTCGGCCCCGGGAGGCTCCCGCCGAGCCCGGTAGACTCGGCCTCACACACACCTCGCTCACCGCCGGAAGGCAACCCGTGTCATCAGCGAACCCCGCAGCCGCCCCCGACACCGTTCTGGTCGTCGACTTCGGTGCGCAGTACGCCCAGCTCATCGCCCGTCGCGTCCGCGAGGCCCGGGTCTACAGCGAGATCGTGCCGAGCACCATGCCGGTCGCCGAGATGCTCGCCAAGAACCCGGCGGCGATCATCCTCTCCGGCGGCCCCTCGTCCGTGTACGAGGAGGGCGCCCCCCGCATCGACCGCGCGCTCTTCGAGGCCGGCGTCCCCGTCTTCGGCATGTGCTACGGCTTCCAGCTCATGGCGCAGAGCCTGGGCGGGAGGGTCGACAACACCGGTGCGCGCGAGTACGGCCGTACGGATCTGCACGTGTCGAAGTCGTCCTCCACCCTCTTCGAGGGCACCCCGGCCGAGCAGCACGTGTGGATGTCGCACGGCGACGCCTGCTCCGCCGCCCCCGAGGGCTTCTCCGTGACGGCCTCGACGGACGTCGTCCCGGTCGCCGCCTTCGAGAACGACGAGGCGAAGCTGTACGGCGTCCAGTACCACCCCGAGGTCATGCACTCCAC contains the following coding sequences:
- a CDS encoding chorismate mutase, translated to MTTTSAETRTSAAGAASGAHTAEAAGVITGARERVDALDDRIIGLIQERMAVSAVIQEARITSGGRRVNLSREMEILNHYSEALGKPGTALAMTLLELCRGRI